From a region of the Paenibacillus lutimineralis genome:
- a CDS encoding 5'-methylthioadenosine/adenosylhomocysteine nucleosidase, whose amino-acid sequence MRIAIITAMEEEMAPFRSQALITSKTQVGKVIIEEATYRGQPLVLVESGIGKVNAAVATTLLIERHQPDLILNSGSAGAFGAGLSVGDVVVATQYIYGDVDATCFGYEPGQVPQMPAKYDLDAVWLDRAKGVAAAAELPYSLDFGLVLTLDSFMSEAERVEGIKSTFPAVKVSDMEGLGIVQAAAQYGIPVLAVKAVSDIAGHGAVTANSFDDNLDDVATHAAHFTDLLVQQFQSVYVGS is encoded by the coding sequence ATGCGGATTGCTATCATTACAGCGATGGAGGAGGAAATGGCTCCTTTTCGCAGTCAGGCACTCATCACATCCAAGACACAAGTAGGCAAGGTTATCATAGAAGAAGCTACCTATCGGGGCCAACCTTTGGTTCTTGTAGAGAGCGGCATCGGCAAGGTCAATGCAGCTGTTGCGACCACGCTTCTGATCGAACGGCATCAGCCGGATCTGATTCTTAATTCCGGCTCAGCAGGCGCGTTTGGTGCTGGGTTGAGCGTCGGTGACGTCGTGGTCGCCACGCAGTATATATATGGTGATGTCGACGCTACCTGCTTCGGGTATGAACCTGGACAGGTTCCGCAAATGCCGGCGAAGTACGATCTGGATGCGGTCTGGCTGGACCGAGCGAAGGGAGTGGCAGCAGCAGCGGAGCTTCCGTACTCTCTTGATTTTGGATTGGTATTAACATTGGATTCATTCATGAGCGAGGCCGAGCGGGTAGAAGGGATCAAGTCAACCTTCCCTGCTGTCAAGGTATCAGACATGGAAGGCCTGGGTATTGTGCAGGCTGCCGCACAGTACGGCATCCCGGTATTAGCCGTGAAGGCGGTATCGGATATCGCCGGACATGGTGCCGTGACGGCCAACAGCTTCGATGATAATCTCGATGATGTCGCCACACATGCCGCGCACTTTACCGATCTGCTGGTTCAGCAGTTTCAATCGGTCTATGTCGGCAGTTGA
- a CDS encoding DUF1232 domain-containing protein codes for MESNFGVILKSLLHKNSLSMRKLSVLTGIDTATISRIVNGKQPAKPNHLKLFAEHLHVPLAMLVEAAMLDGNELERERLTDLHHSINTIQDVLTSSSNFDPQFTTERVQQELVKYEQYARTPEGKQLIRDDFHSKVEQVNGAGPFIEKLNRMFEQYCHEDISPEEQAVLGSGLLYFISAVDIIPDYLFPIGYVDDAIAVQLVMERLSRIDDSAS; via the coding sequence ATGGAATCAAATTTTGGCGTCATACTTAAATCGCTGCTTCATAAGAACTCGCTATCCATGCGGAAGCTGAGTGTATTGACGGGTATTGATACGGCGACAATATCTCGTATCGTAAATGGCAAACAGCCCGCCAAGCCGAACCACCTGAAATTATTTGCTGAGCATCTGCATGTGCCGCTGGCAATGCTCGTCGAAGCAGCCATGCTAGATGGCAATGAATTGGAAAGGGAACGGCTCACCGATCTTCATCACTCCATTAATACGATACAAGATGTTCTTACCTCCTCCTCAAACTTCGACCCACAGTTTACAACAGAACGCGTCCAGCAGGAATTAGTGAAATACGAGCAATATGCCCGAACGCCTGAAGGCAAGCAACTAATACGCGATGACTTTCATTCCAAGGTAGAGCAGGTGAACGGTGCCGGACCCTTCATAGAGAAGCTGAATCGGATGTTCGAGCAGTATTGTCATGAGGATATATCTCCTGAGGAACAGGCTGTACTCGGAAGCGGATTATTGTATTTCATCTCTGCCGTCGATATCATACCCGATTATTTATTCCCGATTGGCTACGTTGATGATGCGATTGCAGTCCAGCTCGTGATGGAACGGCTGTCCCGAATTGATGATTCTGCTTCTTAA
- a CDS encoding LacI family DNA-binding transcriptional regulator, with translation MATIKDVAKLAGVALSTASYALSGDHRVSAKTREKVIEAAKQLNYHKNGFAMDLKRSRTNTIALILADLSGPFYSELIRSVQEVALSNGYDLIACSSMGERDSTAVRFLREKRVDGAVVLAYNMTDEVLSASAGPNFPIIAMDRVISGEGLVSIIVDGESGGYEATRYLIDKGHRKIAYISGPSNSFANSLRYQGFLRAMKGAGLEEQAKWRLSGGFIRDGGYKATKMMLMQGELPTAIFYGNDEMAIGGLKAFEEGGIRVPEDISIIGFDDIELTEFIQPPLTTIRQPMYESGSLAGHLLFQMLNGESVNESYKLNVQIIERQSVSAPAKSNSSV, from the coding sequence ATGGCTACAATTAAGGATGTGGCGAAATTAGCGGGGGTTGCATTGTCAACCGCTTCTTATGCGCTAAGTGGAGATCATAGAGTTAGCGCTAAGACCCGGGAGAAAGTAATTGAAGCGGCAAAGCAGCTGAATTATCACAAGAATGGTTTTGCCATGGATTTAAAGCGTAGCCGCACGAATACAATTGCTCTGATTCTAGCGGATTTGTCGGGTCCTTTCTACTCGGAGCTGATCCGTAGTGTTCAGGAGGTAGCCTTATCCAACGGCTATGACCTGATCGCTTGCAGCTCAATGGGAGAAAGAGACTCAACGGCAGTTCGTTTTTTACGTGAGAAGAGGGTTGATGGAGCCGTCGTGCTGGCTTATAACATGACTGATGAAGTATTGAGTGCTTCGGCTGGACCCAACTTCCCAATTATTGCAATGGACCGAGTTATTTCAGGTGAAGGTTTGGTCAGCATTATTGTGGATGGAGAATCAGGAGGCTATGAGGCTACTCGCTACTTAATCGATAAGGGGCACCGCAAGATTGCTTATATAAGCGGCCCGTCGAATTCTTTCGCGAATTCACTTCGGTACCAGGGGTTCCTGCGAGCTATGAAGGGGGCCGGGCTTGAAGAGCAGGCTAAGTGGCGGCTTAGCGGGGGATTCATTCGGGATGGCGGATATAAGGCAACGAAGATGATGCTGATGCAGGGTGAGCTACCAACAGCCATATTCTATGGAAATGATGAGATGGCGATTGGCGGACTCAAGGCTTTCGAAGAAGGCGGAATAAGGGTACCGGAGGATATATCTATTATCGGATTTGACGATATCGAATTGACGGAATTTATTCAGCCGCCGCTTACAACAATACGTCAGCCAATGTATGAGTCCGGTTCATTAGCGGGACATTTACTGTTTCAAATGTTGAACGGTGAGAGCGTTAATGAGTCCTATAAGCTAAATGTTCAAATCATCGAGCGTCAATCTGTCTCTGCACCAGCGAAGAGCAATAGTTCCGTGTAA
- the sigJ gene encoding RNA polymerase sigma factor SigJ: MKELYTEYKGLLFTLAYQLTGSASDAEDAVQDVFLKVHDIDLQRLAEPKAYLCKMVTNRCLDVLKSARKRREQYFGPWLPEPIPTSGDELFESVVRGELLSYAMLVLLERLSPVERTVFVLREALGFEYADIAEVIGKSEANCRKLISRARSKLGIGDSQDVRHEAIKEEWIGRFLAALQKGDMDAVISMLAEDAVVISDGGGKALTAVNPIRSRELVARFLIGLIRKFEPSTEADGGTDTERREGAEGTKGTGKLEKAVELDAALQLELREINGQTGLVARTGGSNIIDTAALIHIEGNSISSIYFIRNPEKLQYLQR; encoded by the coding sequence ATAAAGGAGCTTTATACCGAATATAAGGGACTGCTGTTTACGCTTGCCTACCAGTTGACCGGGTCAGCTTCCGATGCCGAAGATGCGGTGCAAGACGTATTTTTGAAGGTACATGACATAGATCTACAGCGTCTCGCTGAACCGAAGGCCTATCTATGCAAAATGGTGACGAATCGCTGTCTCGATGTGCTGAAATCGGCGCGAAAACGGCGGGAACAATACTTTGGGCCTTGGCTACCTGAACCGATTCCAACTTCAGGGGATGAGCTGTTCGAATCGGTGGTGCGCGGAGAACTGCTGTCCTATGCGATGCTCGTATTACTTGAACGGCTTTCACCTGTGGAGAGGACGGTGTTCGTGCTCCGCGAAGCGTTAGGATTCGAATATGCCGACATTGCAGAGGTGATTGGCAAGAGTGAAGCGAACTGTCGCAAGCTGATCAGCCGTGCGCGAAGCAAGCTGGGGATCGGGGACAGTCAGGACGTTCGTCATGAAGCTATTAAGGAAGAGTGGATTGGTCGGTTCCTGGCGGCCCTGCAAAAAGGAGATATGGACGCTGTCATCTCCATGCTGGCCGAAGATGCTGTCGTTATCTCGGATGGTGGAGGCAAGGCGTTGACAGCTGTGAATCCCATTCGTTCACGTGAACTGGTTGCGCGCTTCCTGATTGGACTTATTCGTAAATTTGAACCATCGACGGAAGCAGATGGAGGAACAGATACAGAGAGAAGAGAGGGAGCGGAAGGAACGAAAGGTACAGGAAAATTAGAGAAGGCAGTGGAATTGGACGCAGCATTACAGCTTGAATTACGGGAGATCAATGGCCAGACCGGGCTTGTAGCTCGGACTGGCGGCAGCAACATCATCGATACCGCGGCGCTTATTCATATTGAAGGGAACTCAATCAGCAGCATATACTTCATCAGAAATCCAGAGAAGCTGCAATATTTGCAGAGATAG
- a CDS encoding NAD(P)/FAD-dependent oxidoreductase, producing MKETRCIVVGGGYAGINAVKAIEKAFGSREGLPTLRIILMDKHPYHLRKVLLFKPAAVENEEITVPLARLLPQDVDFVQATVTGIESDARRVHYVNNQGNEQVMEYDILVLAAGSIIRQPDSEKGGIALTGLAAAQSIRETWRANLRKATKMEDRAERERLMTITVAGAGISGIETSAELAYAAREDVNALGLEPNAVAVKLINANNRLFPDGPVKVGTKLERMLEAGGVTVLHNRKVLQEKDGVLTLSDGSIIPSGLCVWTLGLLPNPMLSGLGVPLTADGYIAVDASYRVQRAPGLYAIGDCAEIIDPASGLADGKTCKEATAQASRLAQVIAADLMGRPAPTHKRFMDFFCFGLGPQRGMAWTRAWGIDMIFTGKLGWRLREFTWKSASLLK from the coding sequence ATGAAGGAGACAAGATGTATTGTCGTTGGCGGGGGATACGCAGGAATTAACGCTGTAAAGGCCATAGAAAAAGCTTTTGGCAGTCGGGAGGGGCTCCCTACACTGCGGATCATTCTGATGGATAAGCATCCTTATCATTTGCGGAAGGTGCTGCTCTTCAAGCCGGCGGCGGTGGAGAATGAGGAGATTACGGTTCCGCTAGCGAGACTGCTGCCGCAAGATGTAGATTTTGTTCAGGCCACGGTGACAGGAATCGAATCCGATGCGAGAAGAGTACATTATGTGAATAATCAGGGCAATGAGCAAGTGATGGAATACGATATTCTCGTACTGGCTGCAGGCAGCATCATACGTCAGCCCGATTCAGAAAAAGGGGGGATCGCCTTGACAGGTCTGGCTGCTGCTCAGAGCATTCGTGAGACATGGAGGGCGAATCTAAGGAAGGCCACGAAAATGGAGGATCGGGCGGAACGTGAACGACTCATGACTATTACTGTAGCCGGTGCGGGAATAAGCGGTATTGAAACCTCCGCCGAACTGGCTTATGCGGCTCGTGAGGATGTGAATGCACTGGGCTTGGAGCCGAATGCGGTAGCTGTGAAGCTTATTAATGCAAATAACAGGTTATTCCCGGATGGTCCCGTCAAAGTAGGAACCAAGCTGGAGCGGATGCTTGAAGCGGGTGGAGTTACGGTGCTGCATAACCGTAAGGTGCTGCAGGAGAAGGACGGGGTGCTGACACTGTCGGATGGCAGTATAATCCCTTCTGGCTTATGTGTGTGGACGTTAGGGCTTTTGCCGAATCCCATGCTGAGCGGCTTGGGCGTACCACTTACTGCTGATGGGTACATTGCCGTAGATGCCAGCTACCGTGTGCAGAGGGCTCCGGGCTTATACGCTATAGGCGATTGTGCGGAGATTATTGATCCGGCCAGCGGACTTGCCGACGGTAAGACATGCAAGGAAGCGACAGCCCAAGCGTCCCGACTGGCTCAAGTTATAGCAGCGGACCTGATGGGGCGCCCGGCTCCTACACATAAGAGATTCATGGATTTTTTCTGCTTTGGTCTGGGGCCGCAGCGCGGAATGGCATGGACACGGGCTTGGGGAATCGATATGATCTTTACAGGCAAGCTGGGCTGGCGTCTCAGGGAGTTTACATGGAAGTCGGCAAGTTTGCTGAAATAA
- a CDS encoding M3 family oligoendopeptidase, with product MKFSEYTYRRPIVKEFEVKFKELLDGFTSAGSYEEQDAAMTAINKLRSEYDTMHTIASIRHSIDTNDEFYKAENDYYDEVDPIVLEFINDYYRALVGSKFRVELEKKWGKQLFQLADLSLQTFSPEIIEDLQQENKLQTEYTQLIASAKIPFEGEERTLAQLIPYMQSTDRDLRKRAEEARAGFLAENEEQLDRIYDDMVKVRTRIAKKLGYNNFVELAYARMSRTDYNAEMVANFRDQVQKYIVPVVTKLKERQRNRIEVDQLLYYDENISFKSGNATPKGDPDWIVDGGEKMYAELSPETNEFFSFMQNNGLMDLVSKKGKQSGGYCTYISEYGAPFIFSNFNGTSGDIDVLTHEAGHAFQVYTSRHLQVPEYSFPTYEACEIHSMSMEFFTWPWMNLFFKEEADKYRFDHLASGLIFIPYGVSVDEFQHFVYENPDATPVERKQAWRDIERKYLPHRDYADNDYFERGGFWQKQGHIYTTPFYYIDYTLAQICAFQFWKKMHENREKAWEDYLRLCRQGGSLSFTELVKVADLISPFEDGCVTSVIGSIESWLDQVDDMAL from the coding sequence ATGAAATTCAGCGAATATACTTATCGGCGTCCAATCGTCAAAGAGTTCGAAGTGAAGTTCAAGGAGCTCCTGGATGGATTCACTTCCGCGGGAAGTTATGAGGAGCAGGATGCGGCGATGACGGCGATCAACAAGCTTCGCAGTGAGTATGATACGATGCATACTATCGCCAGTATTCGCCATTCGATTGATACGAATGATGAATTCTATAAGGCGGAGAATGATTATTATGACGAGGTTGATCCCATCGTCCTAGAATTTATTAACGACTATTACCGCGCGCTTGTGGGATCGAAATTCAGAGTTGAACTGGAGAAGAAATGGGGCAAGCAGCTCTTCCAGCTGGCCGATCTGTCGCTTCAAACATTCAGCCCCGAGATTATTGAGGATCTGCAGCAAGAGAATAAGCTTCAGACGGAGTATACACAATTGATTGCTTCGGCGAAAATTCCTTTCGAAGGTGAAGAGCGTACCCTCGCCCAATTGATTCCTTACATGCAGTCTACGGATCGCGATCTGCGCAAGCGGGCTGAGGAAGCACGCGCTGGCTTTTTGGCTGAGAACGAAGAGCAGCTTGATCGTATCTATGATGATATGGTGAAGGTGCGTACACGAATTGCTAAGAAGCTGGGGTATAACAATTTCGTTGAGCTGGCTTATGCAAGAATGAGCCGGACAGACTATAATGCCGAGATGGTCGCTAATTTCCGGGATCAAGTGCAGAAATATATCGTACCTGTCGTTACGAAGCTGAAGGAGCGGCAGCGGAACCGTATTGAAGTGGATCAATTGCTCTATTACGACGAGAATATCAGCTTCAAGTCGGGAAATGCGACGCCGAAGGGCGATCCGGACTGGATCGTGGATGGCGGCGAGAAGATGTATGCCGAGCTGTCGCCTGAGACGAACGAATTTTTCAGTTTCATGCAAAATAATGGACTGATGGATCTGGTCAGCAAGAAAGGCAAACAAAGCGGCGGCTATTGTACGTATATTAGCGAGTACGGGGCACCGTTTATCTTTTCCAACTTCAACGGAACTTCGGGGGATATCGACGTGTTGACCCATGAAGCGGGTCATGCCTTCCAGGTGTATACGAGCAGACATCTGCAGGTACCGGAGTACAGCTTCCCGACCTATGAGGCCTGTGAGATTCATTCCATGAGTATGGAATTCTTCACTTGGCCGTGGATGAACCTCTTCTTCAAAGAGGAAGCTGACAAATATCGCTTCGATCATCTTGCCAGCGGGTTAATCTTCATTCCGTATGGCGTGTCGGTCGATGAATTCCAGCACTTTGTGTATGAGAATCCGGACGCTACGCCAGTGGAGCGTAAGCAAGCATGGCGTGATATCGAGCGCAAGTATTTGCCGCACCGTGATTATGCGGACAATGATTATTTCGAGCGCGGTGGATTCTGGCAGAAGCAGGGTCATATTTATACGACCCCATTCTACTATATTGACTACACGTTGGCCCAGATTTGCGCATTTCAATTCTGGAAGAAAATGCACGAGAACCGCGAGAAAGCGTGGGAAGATTATTTGCGCCTCTGCCGCCAAGGCGGCAGCTTGTCCTTCACTGAATTGGTGAAGGTAGCTGATCTGATCTCCCCATTCGAGGATGGTTGCGTGACTTCGGTCATTGGCAGCATTGAGAGCTGGCTGGATCAAGTGGACGATATGGCGTTGTAG
- the bglX gene encoding beta-glucosidase BglX, which yields MTLEEKAAQLLQLAATFYEDGDGQITGPMESLGIGEMEVNYAGSVLGISEPEKIIQIQQAYLAKNRLGIPLLFMADIIHGFKTIFPIPLAMGSSWDLEMAERSAEVAAKEAAVSGVHVTFAPMADLVRDPRWGRVMESTGEDPYLNALFARAMVRGFQGENLTHDTDRVAACVKHFAAYGLAEGGRDYNTVDLSERSLREYYLPAYKAALEEGCEMVMTSFNTIDSIPASGNRKLMRDLLRGEWGFNGVLISDWGAIGEMIPHGVAEDEREAALKAIIAGVDIEMMTPTYVHHIPQLVAEGRVDEALVDEAVTRILELKEKLGLFDNPLRGADPEAAREVVYCDEHRRIAQELAAKSCVLLKNEGVLPLRREQKVAVIGPFVQSGDILGSWSWAGSRETAVQLGAAMQKLASSDLITLAEGSDIISVSKQQLQQAEAAAQEADVIVLALGEASEMSGEASSRSNIQLPEAQLELIQAMKRLGKPIAVVLFNGRPLDLHGVIDQADAVLEAWFPGSEGGAAVADLLYGVVNPSGKLTMSFPYAVGQIPVYYNHYNTGRPKPAEDTDEQYVSKYLDIPNAPLLPFGYGLSYTTFEYSSLELSSEVMTPEETIKVSVQVRNTGKVKGIETVQLYVRDISGEVVRPMRELKDFRKVELAPGEAARVVFELGEKQLRYYHSDLSFTSEAGKFEVFVGPNSRDTLQAGFRLNK from the coding sequence ATGACGCTGGAGGAGAAGGCGGCTCAGCTATTGCAACTCGCTGCTACTTTCTATGAAGACGGCGATGGACAGATTACCGGGCCAATGGAATCGCTCGGCATTGGCGAGATGGAGGTCAATTATGCCGGATCGGTGCTGGGGATCTCTGAGCCTGAGAAGATTATTCAGATCCAGCAAGCTTATTTAGCCAAGAACAGACTCGGGATTCCGCTCCTGTTTATGGCGGATATTATCCATGGATTCAAGACGATCTTCCCGATTCCACTAGCGATGGGCAGCTCCTGGGATTTGGAGATGGCGGAGAGAAGCGCTGAGGTAGCGGCCAAGGAGGCAGCGGTGTCAGGCGTGCATGTGACGTTTGCCCCGATGGCGGATCTTGTCCGTGATCCACGATGGGGTCGGGTGATGGAATCGACGGGGGAAGACCCTTATTTGAATGCTCTCTTTGCAAGGGCGATGGTTCGTGGATTCCAAGGGGAGAATTTGACCCATGATACTGATCGCGTCGCTGCTTGTGTGAAGCATTTCGCCGCTTATGGGCTGGCCGAGGGCGGCCGGGATTATAATACTGTTGATTTATCTGAACGTAGTCTGCGTGAGTATTATTTGCCAGCCTATAAGGCAGCGCTAGAGGAAGGCTGTGAGATGGTAATGACGTCGTTCAACACGATCGATAGCATTCCAGCTAGCGGCAACCGCAAATTAATGCGCGATCTGCTGCGCGGCGAGTGGGGCTTCAATGGTGTGCTTATATCGGACTGGGGGGCGATCGGAGAGATGATTCCCCACGGCGTAGCAGAGGATGAGCGCGAAGCGGCACTGAAGGCGATTATCGCAGGAGTCGATATTGAAATGATGACGCCGACCTATGTACATCATATTCCGCAGTTGGTGGCAGAGGGACGGGTTGATGAAGCATTAGTTGATGAAGCAGTTACCCGCATTCTGGAGCTAAAGGAGAAGCTTGGGCTGTTTGACAACCCACTTCGCGGCGCTGATCCCGAGGCGGCGCGGGAAGTCGTATATTGCGATGAGCACCGCCGGATTGCGCAGGAACTGGCTGCGAAGTCTTGTGTTCTGCTTAAGAATGAAGGGGTGCTGCCGCTTCGCCGTGAGCAGAAGGTCGCTGTTATCGGGCCATTCGTACAGAGCGGTGACATCCTGGGCTCCTGGTCCTGGGCGGGTTCGCGGGAGACGGCGGTACAACTGGGTGCTGCCATGCAGAAGCTAGCAAGTTCGGATCTGATTACCCTCGCGGAGGGCAGCGATATCATATCCGTCAGTAAGCAGCAGCTACAGCAAGCTGAGGCCGCAGCGCAAGAGGCTGATGTGATCGTTCTCGCCCTGGGCGAAGCCTCTGAAATGAGTGGTGAAGCGAGCAGTCGCAGCAATATTCAGCTTCCTGAGGCCCAACTTGAGCTAATACAAGCGATGAAGCGTCTCGGTAAGCCGATTGCTGTCGTGCTGTTCAACGGCCGTCCGCTTGATTTGCATGGGGTCATCGATCAAGCGGATGCTGTGCTCGAAGCCTGGTTCCCAGGAAGTGAAGGGGGCGCAGCGGTGGCCGATCTATTATATGGGGTGGTCAATCCTTCCGGGAAGCTGACGATGTCATTTCCTTACGCGGTTGGACAAATTCCGGTTTACTATAATCACTATAATACCGGTCGTCCTAAGCCAGCGGAGGATACGGATGAGCAGTATGTCTCCAAATATTTAGATATCCCTAATGCGCCATTGCTGCCTTTTGGCTACGGATTAAGCTATACGACATTTGAATACAGCTCGCTTGAATTGTCTTCTGAGGTGATGACGCCGGAGGAAACTATTAAAGTATCCGTACAAGTCCGTAATACCGGTAAAGTTAAAGGGATTGAGACGGTTCAGCTCTATGTCCGCGATATCTCCGGTGAAGTGGTTCGGCCAATGAGAGAGCTCAAGGATTTCCGTAAGGTTGAGCTAGCTCCAGGAGAGGCGGCACGGGTTGTGTTCGAGCTTGGCGAGAAGCAGCTTCGCTATTATCATAGCGATCTGTCCTTCACCAGTGAGGCCGGAAAATTCGAAGTATTCGTCGGGCCGAACAGCCGTGATACTTTGCAGGCTGGATTTCGTCTCAATAAATAG
- a CDS encoding helix-turn-helix domain-containing protein — MDFADKLQSYRKQRGMSQENLAEAIGVSRQAVSKWESGQSYPEMEKMIALSELFQVSIDHLVKGVPVDSGIQGTSATPLHKSVPEEDPSSSMLIVRKYSYHYEYKSKTTLYGVPLVHINYGRGEIHVAKGIIAVGNIAIGVLSLGLIALGGISIGALSAGLISLAALSFGLLLAIGGGAIGAIAIGGLAIGIYAIGGLALGMFSLGGAAIASWVAIGGYASGHIAIGDSVRGAYTLIAQDGQLSNIYADEVRSLIYQEYPGLWRTIVESLVWMFR, encoded by the coding sequence ATGGATTTTGCAGATAAACTGCAAAGTTATAGGAAGCAGAGAGGAATGTCGCAGGAAAATTTAGCGGAGGCGATTGGGGTATCCAGACAGGCCGTGTCCAAATGGGAATCGGGTCAATCGTACCCAGAGATGGAGAAAATGATTGCTCTAAGCGAACTGTTTCAGGTAAGCATTGACCATCTGGTGAAGGGAGTGCCTGTGGATAGCGGTATTCAGGGAACTAGTGCTACCCCTCTTCATAAATCTGTTCCGGAAGAGGATCCATCTTCAAGCATGCTCATTGTAAGAAAATATTCGTATCATTATGAATACAAGAGCAAGACAACTCTGTACGGGGTACCGCTAGTTCATATTAATTACGGCCGAGGAGAAATTCATGTCGCTAAAGGGATCATTGCCGTAGGGAATATCGCCATTGGCGTCCTGTCGTTGGGACTTATCGCATTGGGCGGCATAAGTATCGGAGCATTGTCAGCAGGTCTCATTTCATTGGCGGCGCTGTCTTTCGGATTGCTGCTGGCTATAGGGGGAGGGGCGATCGGGGCAATTGCAATAGGCGGATTGGCTATCGGAATCTATGCCATTGGGGGCCTGGCCTTGGGAATGTTCTCACTCGGTGGCGCTGCGATCGCTTCCTGGGTTGCCATCGGCGGATATGCTAGTGGGCACATAGCTATTGGCGATTCTGTAAGGGGAGCATACACATTGATCGCACAAGATGGTCAACTTAGCAATATTTATGCAGATGAAGTCAGATCGTTGATCTATCAGGAATATCCGGGATTATGGAGAACGATCGTGGAGTCGCTAGTTTGGATGTTTAGGTAG
- a CDS encoding GTP pyrophosphokinase gives MIDNPIEQVKFMQQKITRFLMMYKFALQEVETKIDILQEEFQLLHDYNPIEHTKSRLKSPESIMKKLYRKGGINSLEDIKHTIKDIAGIRITCSFISDIYRISEMLQSQQDLTTISVKDYIKNPKPNGYKSLHLLVEVPVFMSDRVEPVCVEIQIRTIAMDFWASLEHKIFYKCNETVPEELLKDLKLAADTAFELDQKMERLHREINEIKLSHHSETNVLNELFINNEKFKIPDHLLKLALEAGREDEDS, from the coding sequence ATGATAGATAATCCAATAGAACAAGTGAAGTTTATGCAGCAGAAGATAACTCGATTTCTTATGATGTATAAATTTGCTCTGCAGGAAGTGGAGACGAAGATTGATATTTTGCAGGAAGAATTCCAGCTGCTGCATGACTACAATCCGATTGAGCATACCAAATCCAGATTGAAATCCCCTGAAAGTATTATGAAGAAGCTTTACCGTAAAGGCGGAATCAACTCGCTGGAGGATATTAAGCATACGATTAAAGATATTGCCGGTATTCGCATTACCTGTTCTTTCATATCGGACATTTACCGGATCAGCGAGATGTTGCAGAGCCAGCAGGACCTGACGACCATATCCGTCAAGGATTACATTAAAAATCCGAAACCGAACGGTTATAAGAGCCTGCATCTGCTGGTAGAGGTTCCTGTATTTATGTCTGACCGCGTAGAGCCGGTCTGCGTTGAGATCCAGATCCGCACGATCGCCATGGATTTCTGGGCCAGCCTGGAGCATAAAATCTTCTACAAATGCAATGAGACAGTACCCGAAGAGCTGTTGAAAGACTTGAAGCTAGCCGCCGATACCGCCTTTGAGCTTGATCAGAAAATGGAGCGGCTTCACCGTGAGATCAATGAAATCAAGCTATCCCATCATTCGGAGACAAATGTTCTTAATGAGTTATTTATAAATAACGAGAAATTCAAGATCCCTGATCATCTCCTGAAGCTAGCTCTCGAGGCAGGACGGGAAGATGAGGATTCGTAG